One window of Hymenobacter sp. BRD128 genomic DNA carries:
- a CDS encoding universal stress protein: MVPEGCAETELPHRIMVAADGYSFSLTPPSLALGNLLLALQPTTSVVHVASQAHGPSHADVALESVRRTGLFGTITSSSLYEVREETAANGILLAASELHTQLIVLLARPHSFLSGLFHRSVTAQVLRLSAVPVLVLPTN; the protein is encoded by the coding sequence GTGGTGCCCGAAGGCTGCGCCGAAACCGAGCTGCCGCACCGCATCATGGTGGCCGCCGATGGCTATTCGTTCTCGCTTACGCCGCCCTCGCTGGCCTTGGGCAACCTGCTGCTGGCCCTGCAGCCCACCACCTCAGTGGTGCACGTGGCTAGCCAGGCACACGGACCCTCGCACGCCGACGTGGCCCTGGAGTCGGTACGGCGCACCGGGCTGTTTGGCACCATCACCAGCAGTAGCCTTTATGAAGTGCGCGAAGAAACTGCAGCGAACGGTATTTTGCTGGCAGCCAGCGAGCTGCACACCCAGCTGATTGTATTGCTAGCCCGGCCGCACTCGTTCTTAAGCGGGCTGTTTCACCGCAGCGTCACGGCCCAGGTGCTGCGCCTCAGCGCTGTGCCCGTGCTGGTGCTGCCCACCAATTAA
- a CDS encoding Crp/Fnr family transcriptional regulator, with product MPLRPRRVLRLPALLEHTPHRDSAVALDDAELVYISQDDFTLLLHHAEVGPQFMRLLAGRVSAREQQLLHMAYHSIRRRVADVLLHLHEQAGGLPTTAIQVAREDLAALVGTTPESLTRTLSEFRQDGLLELTPKAVRLLEPEKLRHAPW from the coding sequence TTGCCTCTACGGCCCCGGCGAGTTCTTCGGCTACCTGCCCTGCTCGAGCACACGCCCCACCGCGACTCGGCCGTGGCCCTCGACGATGCGGAGCTGGTGTATATCTCGCAGGATGATTTTACGCTGCTGCTGCACCACGCCGAGGTGGGCCCGCAGTTTATGCGCCTGCTGGCGGGGCGGGTGAGTGCGCGCGAGCAGCAGCTGCTGCACATGGCCTACCATTCCATCCGGCGGCGCGTGGCCGATGTGCTGCTGCACCTGCACGAGCAAGCCGGCGGCCTGCCCACCACGGCTATTCAGGTGGCGCGCGAAGACCTGGCCGCCCTGGTGGGCACGACTCCCGAATCGCTGACACGCACACTCAGCGAGTTTCGGCAGGACGGCCTGCTGGAGCTGACCCCAAAAGCCGTGCGGCTGCTGGAGCCCGAGAAGCTGCGCCACGCGCCCTGGTAG
- a CDS encoding two-component system response regulator — MGLALALAHPPDLVLCNVLLPVLDGYGVLAHFTQHPRLAGVPFIFLTAQADPADQRRAMALGADDYLTRPWPRPSC; from the coding sequence GTGGGCCTGGCGCTGGCCCTGGCCCACCCGCCCGATTTGGTGCTCTGCAACGTGCTGCTGCCGGTGCTCGACGGCTACGGCGTGCTGGCGCACTTCACCCAGCACCCGCGCCTGGCCGGGGTGCCCTTCATCTTCCTCACTGCCCAAGCTGACCCTGCCGACCAGCGGCGGGCCATGGCGCTGGGGGCCGACGACTACCTCACCAGGCCCTGGCCGAGGCCGAGCTGCTAG
- a CDS encoding UBP-type zinc finger domain-containing protein — MAVLCAHLTALDIAHLKHDTQHVCPECVALGDDWVHLRICQQCGHVGCCDDSLNKHATKHFHATRHPVITSAQPGERWAWCYPDELLAEY, encoded by the coding sequence ATGGCTGTTCTCTGCGCCCACCTCACCGCCCTTGATATCGCTCATCTGAAGCACGATACCCAGCACGTATGCCCCGAGTGCGTGGCCTTGGGCGACGATTGGGTACACCTGCGCATCTGCCAGCAGTGCGGCCACGTGGGCTGCTGCGACGACTCGCTGAACAAGCACGCTACCAAGCACTTCCACGCCACGCGACACCCCGTTATCACGTCGGCGCAGCCGGGCGAGCGCTGGGCCTGGTGCTACCCCGACGAGCTGCTGGCCGAGTACTAG
- a CDS encoding amidohydrolase family protein: MPESVTLAEALAAGQVGFEDLDKLLLACSPHEAQLVAARAACLAGPQPTARLAACISGQQALIAASFSPARCVALAEALARAHAYVVPALAAHAATLAATWALPDSLRCLAPAGLRQQWTEAAGRQQRASAAGRASRPALDSVRGRLLAELLRQRVTIVAGSDAGAATPGLLYGTGLVTELELLVAAGLTPAQALRAATVAPAMITGHYSDLGRIEPGYRADMVLLAANPLTDIRHLRQVASVLQGGYLLDRGALAALVAQATQAARAGALPPTAAVRKVARRPPVPSPAASK; encoded by the coding sequence GTGCCCGAGAGCGTGACCCTAGCCGAGGCGCTGGCGGCCGGCCAGGTCGGGTTTGAGGACCTGGACAAGCTGCTGCTGGCCTGCTCGCCCCACGAAGCTCAGCTGGTGGCCGCCCGCGCCGCCTGCCTGGCCGGCCCCCAGCCCACCGCCCGGCTAGCGGCCTGCATTAGCGGGCAGCAGGCCCTCATTGCCGCGTCGTTTAGCCCGGCTCGTTGCGTTGCCCTGGCCGAGGCGCTGGCCCGGGCGCACGCCTATGTGGTGCCCGCGCTGGCGGCCCACGCGGCGACCCTCGCCGCTACCTGGGCGCTGCCCGACTCGCTGCGCTGCCTGGCGCCCGCCGGGCTGCGGCAGCAGTGGACCGAAGCGGCCGGGCGCCAGCAGCGCGCGTCGGCGGCCGGCAGAGCTAGCCGGCCGGCCCTCGACTCGGTGCGTGGCCGGCTGCTGGCCGAGCTGCTGCGGCAGCGCGTAACTATCGTGGCGGGCTCCGACGCGGGCGCGGCCACTCCGGGCCTGCTTTACGGCACCGGCCTTGTGACGGAACTGGAGCTGCTGGTGGCCGCCGGCCTCACACCGGCCCAGGCTCTGCGCGCCGCCACCGTAGCCCCGGCCATGATAACGGGGCACTACTCGGACCTGGGCCGCATTGAGCCCGGCTACCGGGCCGATATGGTGCTGCTGGCCGCCAACCCCCTCACCGACATCCGCCACTTGCGCCAGGTAGCGTCGGTACTGCAGGGCGGCTACCTCCTGGACCGGGGCGCGCTGGCGGCGCTGGTAGCCCAGGCCACCCAAGCTGCCCGGGCCGGGGCCTTGCCGCCCACGGCGGCGGTGCGCAAAGTAGCCCGGCGGCCGCCAGTGCCTAGCCCAGCGGCAAGCAAGTAA
- a CDS encoding universal stress protein produces the protein MMPSLVVLTDFFAVSNHALSYAAGLALPLHAQLTLLHIPQPELLAPSAYEPAGSYQAPPNRRQTSYALQLLAAGPPVLIDGAAPEDDLPDSLTSAIHAASPLLLVLGQPGSTALPAELMTTMAMTLLHRVAYPLLLVPLRGLDAFPPRRLLLAIDGLPFRLRPHQDVLRRLLQATQGTLDVVHITDDAHAATDAEHLLATLRASDLVPDLPPRRLHQVYQPAVTAGVLAEAARLHADMLVLLARPHSLLGNLFHHSATVRLLRDSPIPVLVLPVQE, from the coding sequence ATGATGCCCTCGCTTGTTGTGCTGACCGATTTTTTTGCCGTCTCCAACCATGCCCTTTCGTATGCGGCGGGACTAGCCTTGCCGCTGCACGCCCAATTGACGCTGCTGCACATCCCGCAGCCAGAACTGCTGGCGCCTTCCGCCTACGAGCCGGCGGGCAGCTATCAGGCCCCGCCCAATCGGCGCCAAACCTCCTATGCCCTGCAGCTACTGGCGGCCGGCCCGCCCGTGCTCATCGACGGGGCCGCGCCCGAAGATGACCTGCCCGATAGCCTCACCAGCGCCATTCACGCCGCTAGCCCCTTGCTGCTGGTGCTGGGCCAGCCCGGCTCGACCGCACTGCCAGCCGAACTAATGACGACCATGGCCATGACCCTGCTGCATCGGGTAGCCTACCCCTTGCTGCTGGTGCCGCTACGGGGCCTCGATGCTTTTCCGCCCCGCCGCCTGCTGCTGGCCATCGATGGACTGCCCTTCCGCCTCAGGCCGCACCAGGATGTGCTGCGCCGGCTGCTGCAAGCCACCCAGGGTACGCTCGACGTGGTGCACATCACCGACGATGCGCACGCCGCCACCGATGCCGAGCACCTGCTGGCTACCCTGCGCGCCAGCGACCTGGTGCCGGACTTGCCCCCACGCCGGCTGCACCAGGTGTACCAGCCGGCGGTAACGGCCGGCGTGCTGGCCGAAGCCGCCCGCCTGCACGCCGATATGCTGGTGCTGCTGGCCCGCCCCCACAGCCTGCTCGGCAACTTGTTTCACCACAGCGCAACGGTCCGGCTGCTGCGCGATAGCCCCATTCCGGTGCTCGTGCTGCCGGTGCAGGAGTAG
- a CDS encoding universal stress protein, whose protein sequence is MPLTLVVFASFYPAARHAVHYADAVAQALHGRLVLLHVNRASLFDPYEFIAAGYQRQELERQAGTGAALSQLATGLHSPTTVEIATDLLPVVAEDIASRHRPALFVLSQPDPAYPATASMASACAELLRAGNYPLLVLPPAAPAGQAPRRILLAADREPFVPGPEAGFLRELCALPGTEVVVAHISSGIEDDEGCALALRAVQASGLLAGLPPPELRGYEHADFGAGLLAAVADTQADLVVVLARQRSYWGGLFHRSVTGQLLTHSPVPVLVLPVAVAGTAPTAPPSRRVASVAHWANTMLAGLAPAA, encoded by the coding sequence ATGCCGCTCACCCTCGTTGTTTTCGCTAGCTTTTACCCGGCCGCCCGCCACGCCGTGCACTACGCCGATGCCGTGGCCCAGGCCCTGCACGGGCGCCTGGTGCTGCTGCACGTCAACCGGGCGTCGTTGTTTGACCCCTACGAATTTATCGCGGCCGGCTACCAGCGCCAGGAGCTGGAGCGCCAGGCCGGCACCGGGGCCGCGCTCAGCCAGCTGGCCACCGGGCTCCACAGCCCCACCACCGTCGAAATCGCTACCGACCTGCTGCCCGTTGTGGCCGAGGATATAGCCAGCCGGCACCGCCCGGCGCTGTTTGTGCTCAGCCAGCCCGACCCGGCCTACCCCGCCACGGCCAGCATGGCCAGCGCCTGCGCCGAGCTGCTGCGGGCCGGCAACTACCCCTTGCTGGTGCTGCCGCCCGCCGCCCCGGCAGGCCAGGCGCCCCGCCGCATTTTGCTGGCGGCCGACCGCGAGCCCTTTGTGCCCGGCCCCGAAGCTGGGTTTTTGCGCGAGTTGTGCGCGCTGCCCGGCACCGAGGTGGTGGTGGCTCACATATCAAGTGGCATAGAGGACGATGAAGGCTGTGCGCTGGCCCTGCGCGCCGTGCAGGCCAGCGGCCTGCTGGCGGGCCTGCCCCCGCCCGAGCTGCGCGGCTACGAGCACGCCGACTTCGGCGCCGGCCTGCTGGCTGCCGTGGCCGACACCCAGGCCGACCTGGTGGTGGTGCTGGCCCGCCAACGCAGCTACTGGGGTGGCCTGTTTCACCGCAGCGTAACCGGCCAGCTGCTCACGCACAGCCCGGTGCCAGTGCTGGTGCTACCCGTGGCCGTGGCGGGCACCGCGCCCACTGCCCCGCCCTCCCGCCGCGTGGCCAGCGTGGCCCACTGGGCCAACACGATGCTAGCCGGCCTGGCGCCCGCCGCCTGA
- a CDS encoding phosphoribosylpyrophosphate synthetase, with amino-acid sequence MTTLSQTLTALKKEGYTEDFNLKQNYLEGRNFAIRVFADDFVVDKHFRFEGDSSPDDEAVVYAISSVKYQVKGTLVNGYGLYSDSVANELVKALHAKVSPAYSAK; translated from the coding sequence ATGACAACCCTTTCGCAAACCCTCACTGCGCTCAAAAAAGAGGGCTACACCGAAGATTTTAACCTGAAGCAGAACTACCTCGAAGGCCGCAATTTTGCCATTCGGGTCTTTGCCGATGATTTTGTGGTGGACAAGCACTTTCGCTTCGAAGGTGATTCCAGCCCCGACGACGAGGCCGTGGTCTATGCCATTTCCTCGGTCAAATACCAGGTTAAGGGCACCCTGGTGAACGGCTACGGCCTGTATAGTGATAGCGTGGCCAATGAGCTTGTTAAGGCCCTGCACGCCAAAGTCAGCCCTGCATACAGTGCCAAATGA
- a CDS encoding integrase core domain-containing protein, translated as MEKASLSRPGNPYDNALAESGWSTLKTELLPRGACFANLEEARLELAEYLDHYYNTQRLHSALSYCTLLEIELHYLFNLP; from the coding sequence TTGGAGAAGGCCAGCCTAAGCCGGCCCGGTAACCCCTACGATAATGCCCTGGCCGAGAGCGGCTGGAGCACGCTCAAAACCGAGCTACTGCCCCGCGGAGCTTGCTTTGCCAATCTAGAGGAGGCCCGGCTTGAACTGGCCGAGTACCTCGACCACTACTACAACACGCAGCGCCTGCACTCCGCCCTGAGCTACTGTACCCTGCTCGAAATTGAACTCCATTACCTTTTCAACCTACCTTAG
- a CDS encoding thermonuclease family protein, which translates to MIRLSDYWRGLLKITVAASGVGMVALGLAPGSCGRRVDRALLAPAGPPPLLRTLALTGPAWELGRVVRVLDGDTYEVLTGGQVVRVRLLGVDAPEASQPFGHQATNSVRAYLSGRLVRLQRQGVDLYGRTLGVLRVPVASPWPAPAAVALDSVLVVRGWAWAFDPSHVVAARASQQTEAQRTGRGLWKCGTEAPVPPKLWRSFNSAIKRRYLGGCTW; encoded by the coding sequence ATGATACGACTGAGCGACTATTGGAGGGGGCTGCTGAAAATCACGGTAGCGGCTTCGGGGGTGGGCATGGTGGCGCTGGGGCTAGCCCCCGGCAGCTGCGGCCGGCGCGTGGACCGGGCGCTGCTGGCACCGGCCGGCCCTCCTCCCCTGCTGCGCACGCTGGCGCTGACGGGGCCGGCCTGGGAGCTGGGGCGGGTGGTGCGCGTCCTCGACGGCGACACCTACGAAGTGCTGACGGGCGGGCAAGTGGTGCGGGTACGGCTGCTGGGCGTGGATGCGCCGGAAGCCAGCCAGCCCTTCGGGCACCAGGCGACCAACTCGGTGCGGGCCTACCTGAGTGGGCGGCTGGTGCGTTTGCAGCGGCAGGGGGTGGACCTGTACGGGCGCACGCTGGGCGTGCTGCGGGTGCCGGTGGCTAGCCCGTGGCCCGCGCCAGCGGCCGTGGCGCTGGACAGCGTGCTGGTGGTGCGGGGCTGGGCCTGGGCGTTTGACCCTAGCCATGTAGTAGCGGCGCGGGCTAGCCAGCAAACCGAGGCACAGCGGACCGGGCGGGGCCTGTGGAAGTGCGGCACCGAGGCACCGGTGCCGCCCAAGCTGTGGCGCTCTTTCAATTCAGCCATTAAACGGCGCTACCTGGGGGGCTGTACCTGGTAG
- a CDS encoding site-specific integrase has product MNIHFERRSDRPDTQGRCVIHLRATFDGQRLRLATGERCIAADWNDKQSWFRKSFADLDNATLRLKALRNKLEDAYSDLRAQGVLPTVAALKAAMATANAPVAPAPGLVELLDEYLGVLVARGFRANTVKGYKTTRNAVTEWVATVPGGMTAAGYDATAHDSLLGWLRAEKEHGQNTIAGIVKHLKPFLAWARDDRKQTLSVDPAKLAVEWEDVEKCWLTADELDQMARTLLPNNLALVRDAFVFCCYTGLRYSDLHDLHAGNLHEWDGAKVLRLTQTKTRTGVSIYLTPPALALLARYTDTRAQLLPVMANAVMNRYLKRIARLAGVERPVEVVETIAGKLLKRAVPKWELVTMHTARHTFATQSLMRGMPAEVLQKVLGHAKIQTTLIYAKVVEDFQHQTMRRVWEGLPTSGPVANPSTVCAVELGAA; this is encoded by the coding sequence ATGAACATTCATTTTGAGCGCCGGTCGGACCGGCCAGACACCCAGGGACGGTGTGTTATCCACTTGCGGGCTACCTTTGACGGGCAACGGCTGCGGCTAGCTACTGGGGAGCGCTGCATAGCAGCGGATTGGAATGACAAACAGAGCTGGTTCCGCAAGTCGTTTGCCGACCTGGACAATGCGACGCTGCGCCTGAAAGCACTACGCAATAAGCTGGAGGATGCCTACAGCGACCTACGCGCCCAAGGTGTGTTGCCCACGGTGGCGGCGTTAAAAGCAGCAATGGCTACCGCCAATGCACCAGTTGCCCCCGCACCGGGGCTAGTCGAGTTGCTGGACGAATACTTAGGCGTACTAGTGGCGCGCGGCTTTCGAGCCAATACGGTAAAAGGCTATAAGACCACACGCAATGCCGTAACAGAATGGGTGGCTACGGTACCGGGTGGAATGACAGCGGCCGGCTATGACGCCACCGCGCACGATAGTCTGCTAGGCTGGCTGCGTGCGGAGAAAGAGCACGGTCAGAATACGATTGCGGGTATCGTCAAGCACCTGAAGCCGTTTCTGGCCTGGGCACGAGACGACCGGAAACAGACACTAAGTGTAGACCCAGCCAAGCTGGCGGTAGAGTGGGAAGACGTAGAAAAGTGCTGGCTGACGGCCGATGAGCTGGACCAAATGGCCCGGACCTTACTGCCCAACAACTTGGCGCTGGTGCGGGATGCCTTCGTATTTTGCTGTTATACCGGCCTGCGCTACTCGGACCTGCACGACCTGCACGCGGGTAATCTACACGAGTGGGACGGGGCAAAGGTGTTGCGGCTCACGCAAACGAAGACGCGCACAGGCGTGAGCATCTACCTGACGCCCCCGGCGCTGGCGCTACTAGCCCGATACACTGATACGCGGGCTCAACTATTGCCCGTGATGGCCAACGCCGTGATGAATCGCTACCTGAAACGCATTGCCCGGCTAGCCGGCGTGGAGCGGCCGGTAGAGGTCGTGGAAACGATAGCGGGCAAGCTACTGAAGCGGGCAGTGCCAAAGTGGGAGTTGGTGACCATGCACACGGCCCGGCACACCTTCGCTACGCAGAGCCTGATGCGTGGAATGCCGGCGGAAGTGCTGCAAAAAGTACTGGGCCACGCGAAGATTCAAACGACGCTAATTTACGCGAAGGTGGTGGAGGACTTTCAGCACCAAACTATGCGGCGCGTATGGGAAGGACTGCCCACCAGCGGCCCAGTGGCAAATCCAAGTACAGTCTGTGCCGTCGAGTTGGGGGCAGCGTAG
- a CDS encoding helix-turn-helix transcriptional regulator — MKISENEAKNFLDIAGRVRQLFEEKGLNASSAAKALGYSVPSKLYSILQGVAAPNYSTLTDMLDKWPDLSAEWLLMGRGPMLRGTPTAGPAAKPAAGQPLAGSTGVERVLVVTVDPNGNENTSLVPVVAQAGYARQHNEAVYLQQLGHYRIPGFEQGTYRAFEVSGDSMEPTLNHRDVVIGSAVERWDLLTPGAIYVVCTVQSVLLKRIYQRITDFGGLLELHADNYSVKPYTLPVEAITELWEVRGYLSSYIPSTPDMTVERLWEIVGQLGLDKGEVRRHLADSSNDATPLTP, encoded by the coding sequence ATGAAAATATCTGAAAATGAAGCTAAAAATTTTCTGGATATAGCCGGTAGAGTGCGGCAATTATTCGAGGAAAAGGGGTTGAATGCCAGCAGCGCAGCAAAAGCGCTAGGATATAGTGTACCCAGCAAGCTGTATAGCATCCTGCAGGGGGTAGCGGCACCGAACTACTCGACGCTGACCGATATGCTGGACAAGTGGCCCGACCTGTCGGCCGAATGGCTGCTCATGGGGCGCGGGCCGATGCTACGGGGCACCCCTACCGCCGGGCCAGCAGCGAAACCAGCGGCGGGGCAGCCGCTGGCTGGCAGCACGGGAGTTGAGCGGGTACTCGTAGTAACGGTAGACCCGAACGGAAACGAAAACACGTCGCTGGTGCCCGTTGTGGCCCAGGCGGGGTATGCCCGTCAGCATAACGAAGCGGTATATCTGCAACAGCTGGGACATTACCGGATACCGGGCTTTGAGCAGGGCACCTACCGCGCGTTCGAGGTGAGCGGGGACAGTATGGAGCCGACGCTGAACCACCGGGATGTCGTTATCGGCTCGGCGGTTGAGCGCTGGGACTTACTTACTCCGGGCGCTATTTACGTGGTATGCACGGTGCAGAGTGTGCTGCTCAAACGCATCTACCAGCGCATTACGGATTTTGGCGGCCTGCTTGAGCTGCACGCGGATAATTACAGCGTAAAACCCTATACGCTGCCAGTGGAGGCCATCACCGAATTGTGGGAAGTGCGCGGCTACCTCTCCAGCTACATCCCCAGCACGCCTGATATGACGGTGGAGCGGCTGTGGGAGATTGTCGGCCAGCTGGGCTTGGATAAGGGGGAGGTGCGCCGGCATTTAGCTGATAGCAGTAATGACGCTACGCCCCTCACGCCTTAG
- a CDS encoding DNA-binding protein has product MQPAVILSASEWASLSDRLARLEAAEYARQAPPPPPDEVLSTRDAAAHIGLSIDALLRARRAGRLQGVRLNEKDWGFRRSVLDKYPRRYHRASRAQAA; this is encoded by the coding sequence ATGCAGCCCGCCGTTATTCTATCGGCCAGCGAGTGGGCTAGCCTCAGCGACCGTCTCGCGCGCCTTGAAGCTGCTGAGTACGCCCGCCAGGCTCCACCACCGCCGCCCGATGAGGTGCTGAGTACCCGCGATGCCGCCGCCCATATCGGGCTTTCCATTGATGCGCTGCTGCGCGCCCGTCGCGCGGGCCGCCTGCAGGGCGTGCGCCTCAACGAGAAGGATTGGGGCTTCCGCCGCTCCGTGCTCGACAAGTACCCCCGCCGCTACCACCGCGCCTCCCGGGCGCAGGCTGCCTGA
- the hsdR gene encoding EcoAI/FtnUII family type I restriction enzme subunit R, whose amino-acid sequence MLSKKDLSERDICTKFITPALEKSGWNKFSQFLEEVSFTDGKIYVKGKLTARGKAKRADYILYYKPNIPIAIVEAKDNQHAVGAGMMQALDYARILDIPFVFSSNGDGFLFHDRTATAGPLETELGLDDFPTPAALWARYKQAKGLASPVAARMAEQEYYLDGTGRRPRYYQQIAINRTIEAIARGQNRILLVMATGTGKTYTAFQIVHRLWKAGAKKRILFLADRNALLDQTRKGDFKHFKDKMHVVEKHQVEKSYEIYLSLYQGLTGTEEDRNIYRQFSPEFFDLIIVDECHRGSARDDSNWREILTYFAGATQIGLTATPREDDATSNSEYFGEALYTYSLKQGINDGFLAPYKVVRIGTNVDLDGWRPEDGKTDVHGQLVGDRVYNLRDFDRKLVIAERTELVARKITEFLKATNRFAKTIVFCVDIDHAERMRSALANQNADLVRLDHRYVMRITGDNELGKMELDNFINPEEKYPVIATTSELMTTGVDAQTCQVIVLDSNISSMTKFKQIIGRGTRINEEYGKLFFTILDFRQATNLFADEAFDGDPIRVKEVTAEADLTTEELVANTLDAADPDPIDPETGEPVEFPTEEEQDEDLELDPVTGIRYPRLTSSTSTVHEPRGKTYVNNVDVSVLLEREVVFDEHGKPVTVKLTDYARQKIQEHFATLDDFLSTWRASDRKAAILQELEEQGVPVAQLRASVSADVDLFDLLCHVAYDRPPLTRRERASNVRKRDYFTKYGPPARRILEALVDKYADEGLENLEDIKVLQVLPLSRLGSPLEIVSEFGGKVKYLKAVQELENELYQSA is encoded by the coding sequence ATGCTATCCAAAAAAGACCTGTCCGAGCGCGACATCTGCACCAAGTTCATTACCCCCGCCCTCGAAAAGTCCGGCTGGAACAAGTTCAGCCAGTTTCTGGAAGAAGTCTCGTTCACCGACGGCAAAATCTACGTCAAGGGCAAGCTCACGGCGCGGGGTAAGGCCAAGCGCGCCGACTATATTCTGTATTACAAGCCCAATATCCCCATTGCGATTGTCGAGGCCAAAGACAACCAGCACGCGGTAGGCGCGGGCATGATGCAGGCCCTAGACTATGCCCGCATCCTGGATATTCCCTTCGTCTTCAGCTCCAACGGCGACGGCTTTCTCTTCCACGACCGTACCGCTACCGCCGGTCCCCTGGAAACCGAGCTGGGCCTCGACGATTTCCCGACCCCCGCCGCCCTCTGGGCTCGCTATAAGCAAGCCAAAGGCCTGGCCTCCCCGGTCGCCGCCCGCATGGCCGAGCAGGAGTACTACCTCGACGGCACTGGCCGCCGCCCCCGCTACTACCAGCAGATTGCCATCAATCGCACCATCGAGGCCATTGCCCGAGGGCAGAATCGCATTCTGCTCGTCATGGCCACCGGCACGGGCAAGACCTACACCGCCTTCCAGATTGTACACCGCCTCTGGAAGGCCGGGGCCAAAAAGCGCATCCTCTTCCTGGCCGACCGCAACGCCCTGCTCGACCAAACCCGTAAGGGCGATTTCAAGCACTTCAAGGACAAGATGCACGTCGTGGAGAAGCACCAGGTCGAGAAGAGCTACGAAATCTACCTTTCGCTCTACCAGGGCCTCACCGGCACCGAGGAAGACCGTAACATTTACCGCCAGTTTTCGCCCGAGTTCTTCGACCTCATCATCGTCGATGAGTGCCACCGCGGCAGCGCCCGCGACGACAGCAACTGGCGCGAAATCCTGACGTATTTCGCCGGCGCCACCCAAATCGGCCTCACCGCCACCCCCCGCGAAGACGATGCCACCAGCAACAGCGAGTACTTCGGCGAGGCGCTCTATACCTACTCGCTCAAGCAGGGTATCAACGATGGCTTCCTGGCGCCCTATAAGGTGGTGCGCATCGGCACCAACGTCGACCTCGACGGCTGGCGGCCCGAAGATGGCAAAACCGACGTGCACGGCCAGCTGGTCGGAGACCGCGTCTACAACCTGCGCGACTTCGACCGCAAGCTGGTTATCGCCGAGCGTACCGAGCTGGTGGCCCGCAAAATCACCGAGTTTCTGAAAGCCACCAACCGCTTCGCCAAAACGATTGTGTTCTGCGTCGACATCGACCACGCCGAACGTATGCGCAGCGCCCTGGCCAACCAAAACGCCGACCTAGTACGCCTGGACCACCGCTACGTGATGCGCATCACCGGCGACAACGAGCTGGGTAAGATGGAGCTCGATAACTTCATCAACCCCGAAGAAAAGTACCCCGTCATCGCCACCACCTCCGAGCTGATGACTACCGGAGTCGATGCCCAGACCTGCCAGGTCATTGTGCTCGACAGCAACATCAGCTCGATGACCAAGTTCAAGCAAATTATCGGGCGGGGCACCCGCATCAACGAGGAGTACGGCAAGCTGTTTTTTACCATCCTCGACTTCCGCCAGGCTACCAACCTCTTCGCCGACGAGGCCTTCGACGGCGACCCCATCCGCGTCAAGGAAGTGACCGCCGAGGCCGACCTCACCACCGAGGAATTAGTAGCTAATACTCTCGACGCGGCCGACCCCGACCCCATCGACCCCGAAACCGGCGAGCCAGTAGAGTTCCCCACCGAGGAGGAGCAAGACGAAGACCTCGAGCTCGACCCCGTCACCGGCATCCGCTACCCCAGGCTTACCAGCTCTACCAGCACCGTGCACGAGCCCCGCGGCAAAACCTACGTCAACAACGTCGACGTGTCGGTGCTGCTTGAGCGCGAAGTCGTGTTCGACGAGCACGGCAAGCCCGTTACCGTCAAGCTCACCGATTACGCCCGCCAGAAAATCCAGGAACACTTCGCTACCCTCGACGACTTCCTCAGCACCTGGCGCGCCTCCGACCGCAAGGCCGCCATCCTCCAGGAGCTTGAAGAGCAGGGCGTGCCCGTGGCCCAGCTCCGCGCCTCCGTCAGTGCCGACGTCGACCTCTTCGACCTGCTCTGCCACGTGGCCTACGACCGCCCCCCGCTCACCCGCCGCGAGCGGGCCAGCAACGTGCGCAAGCGCGACTACTTCACCAAGTACGGCCCCCCGGCCCGCCGCATCCTCGAAGCCCTGGTAGACAAATACGCCGACGAAGGCCTCGAAAACCTCGAAGACATCAAGGTGCTCCAGGTGTTGCCCCTCTCGCGCCTCGGCTCCCCGCTTGAAATCGTTAGTGAGTTCGGCGGCAAAGTCAAATACCTGAAAGCCGTCCAGGAGTTAGAAAACGAACTGTACCAATCCGCTTGA